One window of the Rhipicephalus sanguineus isolate Rsan-2018 unplaced genomic scaffold, BIME_Rsan_1.4 Seq525, whole genome shotgun sequence genome contains the following:
- the LOC119377638 gene encoding LOW QUALITY PROTEIN: calcium uptake protein 1 homolog, mitochondrial-like (The sequence of the model RefSeq protein was modified relative to this genomic sequence to represent the inferred CDS: inserted 2 bases in 2 codons; deleted 1 base in 1 codon), which produces RGGNTASIKFLLLQTCLFSASKRQFEIAFRMFDLNGDGNVDYDEFEKVQTIIRHQTSFGMRHRDHQTTGSIYRGVSSALCNYFFGPXLDKKLTVEKFLNFQRQKIRFLLSCKFMRKEPDEQGMIREWDFADLLLTYAGLNDKKKSRMIKRIKKSSRANPKGISLEDYLQFFHFLSNITEVDTALTXYHIAGASIDEATLKHVARTVAHVDLEDYVIDVIFTLFDENLDGQLSNKEFVSVMKERLHRGLEKPKDTGFVKLINSAWKCAKLKKPVLLDI; this is translated from the exons CACGTGGTGGAAATACTGCAAGTATAAAATTTTTACTTCTGCAAACTTGTTTATTTTCAGCATCAAAACGTCAGTTTGAGATTGCATTTCGGATGTTTGACCTCAATGGAGATGGCAACGTAGACTACGATGAGTTTGAAAAG GTGCAGACGATAATCAGGCACCAAACCAGCTTTGGCATGCGGCATAGAGACCACCAGACAACAGGCAGCATCTACAGGGGAGTAAGCAGCGCTCTGTGCAACTACTTCTTTGGCC AGCTTGATAAAAAGCTCACAGTGGAAAAGTTTCTGAACTTTCAACGGCA aaaaatacgttttctcctgagctgcaaa TTTATGCGCAAAGAGCCTGATGAACAAGGTATGATCAGAGAATGGGACTTTGCTGACCTGCTGTTGACTTACGCTGGCCTCAATGACAAAAAGAAGTCTCGTATGATCAAACGTATAAAAAAAAGTTCAAGAGCCA acccgaag GGTATCAGTCTTGAAGACTACCTCCAGTTCTTCCACTTCCTAAGCAACATCACAGAAGTGGACACTGCGTTGA TTTATCACATTGCGGGAGCTTCCATTGATGAAG ctaccCTGAAACATGTGGCCAGAACCGTCGCCCATGTGGACCTG GAGGACTATGTCATTGATGTCATCTTCACTCTGTTCGATGAAAACC TGGACGGCCAGCTGAGCAACAAAGAGTTTGTCTCAGTGATGAAAGAACGTCTTCACCGTGGTCTTGAAAAACCAAAGGACACAGGATTTGTGAAACTCATCAACTCTGCGTGGAAGTGTGCAAAGTTGAAAAAGCCAGTGCTTCTCGACATATAA